In the genome of Myxococcus stipitatus, one region contains:
- a CDS encoding alpha/beta hydrolase, protein MFGLMAVVLASCSQGSSGSTRRTLELKPCRLEGLATPALCGTHEVFEDRAARAGRKLALRVAVVPALAAQPQPDPLVFLVGGPGQAATQAGMMLGGVERIRRQRDIVLVDMRGTGEGSPLKCEFAGEEAGLSAHFDDTATMARLRECRKHWDADVRQYTTPIAMADLDEVRAALGYEKLNLWGVSYGTRAALVYMRQFPERVRTAILDGVAPMGLTLPLYMPRDAQRAVDMLLAHCEQDASCEKSFPALRARTEALLAKLAEAPARVKVAHPRTGVLEEMVVSRQALLGGVFQQLYIAESSSLVPLMLDRVTRDDWAPFVALSLGMGGLEKSLNRGLQFAVVCAEDAPFFDAAAVERESKGTWFGSSMGLETLALCADWPRATLPPDFRQPVVSDVPTLLLSGELDPVTPPSWGEEAMRTLKNSLHVVSPGVGHNTQGVACVRALMAEVVAQGSVANLKTSCGGKVSRPPLFTTFAGSVP, encoded by the coding sequence ATGTTTGGGCTCATGGCGGTGGTGCTGGCGTCCTGTTCCCAGGGGAGCTCGGGCTCCACGCGGCGCACGTTGGAGCTGAAGCCCTGCCGGTTGGAGGGCTTGGCGACTCCGGCGCTGTGCGGCACACATGAGGTCTTCGAGGACCGCGCGGCCCGGGCGGGACGCAAGCTGGCGCTGCGGGTGGCGGTGGTGCCGGCGCTGGCGGCCCAGCCGCAGCCGGACCCGCTGGTGTTCCTGGTGGGAGGCCCCGGGCAGGCGGCCACCCAGGCGGGGATGATGCTGGGCGGGGTGGAGCGCATCCGTCGCCAGCGCGACATCGTGCTGGTGGACATGCGGGGCACCGGCGAGGGCAGTCCGCTCAAGTGTGAGTTCGCGGGGGAGGAGGCGGGGCTGTCCGCCCACTTCGACGACACGGCGACGATGGCGCGCCTGCGCGAGTGCCGGAAGCACTGGGACGCGGACGTGCGGCAGTACACCACGCCCATCGCCATGGCGGACCTGGACGAGGTGCGCGCGGCGCTGGGGTACGAGAAGCTCAACCTCTGGGGCGTGTCCTACGGCACGCGCGCGGCGCTGGTGTACATGCGCCAGTTCCCGGAGCGCGTGCGCACCGCCATCCTCGATGGCGTGGCGCCCATGGGGCTGACCCTTCCGCTGTACATGCCGCGGGATGCACAGCGCGCGGTGGACATGCTCCTGGCCCACTGCGAGCAGGACGCGTCCTGCGAGAAGAGCTTCCCCGCGCTGCGCGCACGCACGGAGGCGCTGCTGGCGAAGCTCGCGGAGGCGCCCGCGCGCGTGAAGGTGGCGCACCCTCGCACGGGCGTGCTGGAGGAGATGGTCGTCTCGCGACAGGCCCTGCTGGGGGGCGTGTTCCAGCAGCTCTACATCGCGGAGTCGTCCTCGCTGGTGCCGCTGATGCTGGACCGGGTGACGCGGGATGACTGGGCGCCCTTCGTCGCGTTGAGCCTGGGGATGGGGGGCCTGGAGAAGTCGCTGAACCGGGGGCTCCAGTTCGCCGTCGTCTGCGCGGAGGACGCGCCCTTCTTCGACGCGGCGGCGGTGGAGCGCGAGTCGAAGGGGACGTGGTTCGGTTCCTCCATGGGGCTGGAGACGCTGGCCCTGTGCGCGGACTGGCCTCGCGCGACGCTGCCTCCGGACTTCCGCCAGCCCGTGGTCTCCGACGTGCCCACGCTGCTGCTCTCCGGAGAGCTGGACCCGGTGACGCCGCCGTCATGGGGCGAGGAGGCGATGCGCACGCTCAAGAACAGCCTGCACGTGGTGTCGCCGGGCGTGGGCCACAACACCCAGGGCGTCGCCTGCGTGCGCGCGCTGATGGCGGAGGTGGTGGCGCAGGGCAGCGTGGCGAACCTGAAGACCTCGTGTGGGGGCAAGGTGTCCCGGCCTCCGCTCTTCACGACTTTCGCCGGCTCCGTGCCCTGA
- a CDS encoding LEA type 2 family protein has translation MPTMKRAALVLVALTFTTLSGCAALQSALKSAFKKPTLTFKTARLSSASLSDATVDLVYEVNNPNGFGLELASVDYAFFVEGKQVVAGKPRKGLDLKANGRSELVFPANVKFADIAPVVETFLNKDQAAYKAQGSVGVQTPIGVLSFPLQKEGTFDVPKIPQVSFQQPRITSINLTSATVEFPLAITNRNSFPLPVAGITGALKVAGADVGTLSTGNLGMLDGSGTKQVSLPLTIHFARAASAAMALRSGGNAKLSLDGRLTSDAQSVPLNLNQLVNIVK, from the coding sequence ATGCCCACGATGAAACGCGCCGCCCTCGTCCTGGTTGCCCTCACCTTCACCACGCTCAGCGGCTGCGCCGCGCTGCAGAGCGCCCTGAAGAGCGCCTTCAAGAAGCCCACCCTCACCTTCAAGACGGCCCGGCTCTCCAGCGCCTCGCTCTCCGACGCCACCGTCGACCTCGTCTACGAGGTCAACAACCCCAACGGCTTCGGCCTGGAGCTGGCGTCGGTGGACTACGCCTTCTTCGTCGAGGGCAAGCAGGTGGTGGCGGGCAAGCCGCGCAAGGGCCTGGACCTCAAGGCCAACGGCCGCAGCGAGCTCGTCTTCCCCGCCAACGTGAAGTTCGCGGACATCGCCCCCGTCGTGGAGACCTTTCTCAACAAGGACCAGGCCGCCTACAAGGCCCAGGGCAGCGTCGGCGTCCAGACGCCCATCGGCGTGTTGTCCTTCCCCCTCCAGAAGGAGGGCACCTTCGACGTCCCCAAGATTCCCCAGGTCAGCTTCCAGCAGCCGCGCATCACCAGCATCAACCTCACCAGCGCCACGGTGGAGTTCCCCCTGGCCATCACCAACCGCAACAGCTTCCCGCTGCCCGTCGCCGGCATCACCGGCGCGCTCAAGGTCGCCGGGGCGGATGTGGGCACCCTGTCCACCGGCAACCTGGGCATGCTCGACGGCAGTGGGACCAAGCAGGTGTCCCTGCCGCTGACCATCCACTTCGCGCGCGCCGCCTCCGCCGCCATGGCCCTGCGCTCGGGGGGCAACGCCAAGTTGAGCCTGGACGGACGCCTCACCTCGGACGCCCAGTCCGTGCCCCTCAACCTGAACCAGCTCGTCAACATCGTGAAATGA
- the panD gene encoding aspartate 1-decarboxylase, translating into MSRILFKSKIHRATVTQADLDYEGSVTIDRNLLHAADIVPYEKVAVWNVTRGTRLETYALEGEPGSGVICINGAAAHLNQPGDVVILATFTEVEESKVRDWKPTVVFVDGKNRIVPGRTEEVPGPARRSA; encoded by the coding sequence ATGAGCCGCATCCTCTTCAAGTCCAAGATCCACCGCGCGACGGTGACGCAGGCCGACCTGGATTACGAAGGTTCGGTCACCATCGACCGCAACCTCCTCCACGCCGCGGACATCGTCCCGTATGAGAAGGTCGCCGTCTGGAACGTCACCCGCGGAACCCGACTGGAGACGTACGCCCTGGAGGGTGAGCCCGGCAGCGGCGTCATCTGCATCAACGGCGCCGCCGCGCACCTCAACCAGCCCGGGGACGTGGTCATCCTCGCCACCTTCACCGAGGTGGAGGAGTCCAAGGTCCGCGACTGGAAGCCCACGGTGGTGTTCGTCGACGGGAAGAACCGCATCGTCCCCGGGCGCACAGAAGAAGTGCCGGGCCCCGCGCGACGGAGCGCGTGA
- a CDS encoding EcsC family protein — translation MAFYDSVAERLAFMKKLTPAELKKLGSARLSDIVLQETKRARVRVAELEKRYPRAEVRELAQRLVDEKKNLASMVGGVSGVFGLVALPADLLFMAYLQIILLTDVATLYKVNLKSERARAEMLDLFGYANGLGPLQRSSPKVLGKLAAMLLEKGGLHTLGRAMPLVAAPITAYFNNQHIQRVGEQAVRFYEGFDKAHAKARAQRHQQTG, via the coding sequence ATGGCCTTCTACGACAGCGTGGCGGAACGCCTGGCCTTCATGAAGAAGCTGACCCCGGCGGAGCTCAAGAAGCTGGGCTCGGCGAGGCTGTCGGACATCGTCCTCCAGGAGACAAAGCGCGCCCGGGTCCGGGTGGCGGAGCTGGAGAAGCGCTACCCCCGGGCGGAGGTGCGGGAGCTGGCCCAGCGGCTGGTGGACGAGAAGAAGAACCTGGCCAGCATGGTGGGCGGCGTCAGCGGCGTCTTCGGGCTGGTGGCCCTGCCCGCGGACCTGCTGTTCATGGCCTATCTCCAAATCATCCTGCTGACGGACGTGGCCACGCTCTACAAGGTGAACCTCAAGAGCGAGCGCGCCCGGGCGGAGATGCTGGACCTGTTTGGTTATGCCAACGGCCTGGGCCCCTTGCAGCGCTCCAGTCCCAAGGTGCTCGGGAAGCTGGCGGCGATGCTGCTGGAGAAGGGCGGCCTCCACACCCTGGGCAGGGCCATGCCGCTGGTGGCCGCGCCCATCACCGCCTACTTCAACAACCAGCACATCCAACGGGTGGGTGAGCAGGCGGTCCGCTTCTACGAGGGCTTCGACAAGGCCCACGCCAAGGCCCGGGCCCAGCGCCATCAGCAGACCGGCTGA
- a CDS encoding MarR family winged helix-turn-helix transcriptional regulator has translation MSELSVEVRVQVARLRNLIIDVARCGALGSPIGSLPHHELDPMEVQAIWWLKAESLLPVNVLADRLGGIALPRLSRLLDRLEDAKLVQRERSVRHDRRRVRVRLTEQGRALAENADSVVQERMARLLMPLGGEQRSALIDLLEGWVEALGCWNRAEEMAAEESDADAARAVHRPRLTAVEDVGVTANAA, from the coding sequence ATGTCCGAGCTTTCGGTGGAAGTGCGGGTCCAGGTGGCGCGGTTGCGGAACCTCATCATCGACGTCGCGCGCTGCGGCGCCCTCGGCAGCCCCATAGGTTCCCTGCCGCACCATGAGCTGGACCCCATGGAAGTCCAGGCCATCTGGTGGCTGAAGGCGGAGAGCCTGCTGCCCGTCAATGTCCTCGCCGACCGCCTGGGCGGCATCGCCCTGCCCCGCCTCAGCCGGCTGTTGGACCGGCTGGAGGACGCCAAGCTCGTCCAGCGCGAGCGCTCCGTGCGGCATGATCGCCGTCGGGTGCGCGTGCGCCTCACGGAGCAGGGACGGGCCCTGGCGGAGAACGCGGACTCGGTGGTGCAGGAGCGCATGGCGCGGCTCCTCATGCCCCTGGGCGGCGAGCAGCGCAGCGCGCTCATCGACCTCCTGGAGGGCTGGGTGGAGGCGCTGGGCTGCTGGAACCGCGCGGAGGAGATGGCCGCCGAGGAGTCCGACGCGGACGCCGCCCGCGCGGTCCATCGTCCCCGGCTCACCGCCGTCGAGGACGTGGGCGTCACCGCCAACGCGGCCTGA
- a CDS encoding DUF4340 domain-containing protein — MKRGTLIALGAFAVLLVLVFATHEPRVSVGVHKLEPVTLDPARVTALELSGARAAVLRKESGRWFVSAPEKPDVKHPADTALVAGALERLKEVRHPDFVTDRAERHAELEVDDAKGLKVKVVQEGGPAVEYVLGKASRNGGVYLRQPGRDDVFAQPGPLDWSVRKDLKDWRQRRVMDLAVEDVSKLVLHAKEGGRWTLEAGAGDGAWKLVDGTTPEGFRFDGQAARRFVQQLASLHAQDFLDADAAKAAEARFSGAHDRVEVQLKEGRKWVLQLDAEPGEADGTVAARVEGETQVYLLAAASAARLRPRLEEFRDLRLLDFEPGKVTRLLLQVGGQRVVAVKDGGAWKLTEPARLPEGFDFEPAQVDARLSWLRDLRGTRLIDGAVTEAASGLASPSTHVELTLEGAPPRRLWLGKAVPGAREGSPELYARGSVDGFTYAVSESVREQLAKGVELFKRRPPPSLQGLESLPPELRRQLEEQLRAASQ, encoded by the coding sequence ATGAAGAGAGGAACGCTCATTGCCCTGGGCGCGTTCGCGGTGCTGCTCGTGCTGGTGTTCGCCACCCACGAGCCGCGCGTCAGCGTGGGAGTCCACAAGCTGGAGCCGGTGACGCTGGACCCGGCGCGCGTGACGGCGCTGGAGCTGTCGGGCGCCCGCGCCGCCGTGTTGCGCAAGGAGTCCGGACGCTGGTTCGTGTCCGCTCCGGAGAAGCCCGATGTGAAGCACCCGGCGGATACCGCCCTGGTGGCGGGCGCGCTGGAGCGGCTCAAGGAGGTGCGCCACCCGGACTTCGTCACCGACCGCGCCGAGCGCCACGCGGAGCTCGAGGTCGACGATGCCAAGGGGTTGAAGGTCAAGGTCGTCCAGGAGGGCGGGCCGGCCGTGGAGTACGTGCTCGGCAAGGCCTCCCGCAACGGCGGGGTGTACCTGCGCCAGCCGGGACGCGATGACGTCTTCGCGCAGCCCGGGCCGCTGGACTGGAGCGTGCGCAAGGACCTCAAGGACTGGCGCCAGCGCCGGGTGATGGACCTGGCCGTCGAGGACGTGTCGAAGCTGGTCCTCCACGCGAAGGAGGGCGGGCGGTGGACCTTGGAGGCGGGCGCCGGAGACGGGGCCTGGAAGCTGGTGGATGGGACGACGCCCGAGGGCTTCCGGTTCGATGGCCAGGCCGCGCGGCGGTTCGTCCAGCAGCTCGCGAGCCTCCACGCCCAGGACTTCCTGGACGCGGACGCGGCGAAGGCCGCCGAGGCCCGGTTCTCCGGCGCGCACGACCGCGTGGAGGTGCAGCTCAAGGAGGGACGCAAGTGGGTGCTCCAACTGGACGCCGAGCCCGGCGAGGCGGATGGCACCGTCGCGGCGAGGGTGGAGGGCGAGACCCAGGTCTATCTCCTCGCCGCTGCGTCCGCCGCCCGGCTGCGCCCGCGCCTGGAGGAGTTTCGAGACCTGCGCCTCCTCGACTTCGAGCCAGGGAAGGTGACGCGGCTGCTGCTCCAGGTGGGCGGGCAGCGGGTCGTCGCCGTGAAGGACGGCGGCGCGTGGAAGCTCACCGAGCCGGCCCGACTCCCCGAGGGCTTCGACTTCGAGCCGGCGCAGGTGGACGCGCGGCTGTCCTGGCTGCGAGACCTCCGGGGCACCCGGCTCATTGATGGCGCGGTGACGGAGGCTGCGTCCGGCCTGGCGTCACCCTCCACGCACGTGGAGCTCACCCTGGAGGGTGCGCCTCCCCGGCGCCTCTGGCTGGGCAAGGCGGTGCCAGGGGCACGGGAGGGAAGCCCCGAGCTGTACGCTCGCGGCTCCGTGGACGGCTTCACCTACGCGGTGTCCGAGAGCGTGAGAGAGCAGCTCGCAAAGGGTGTCGAGCTCTTCAAGCGGCGTCCTCCGCCGTCGCTCCAGGGACTGGAGTCGCTGCCGCCGGAGCTGCGGCGCCAACTGGAGGAACAGCTTCGCGCCGCTTCTCAGTGA